The following proteins are co-located in the Lacticaseibacillus paracasei subsp. paracasei genome:
- a CDS encoding ribonuclease H family protein: MAESIVLYTDGGNRNTGNQAGGSVRPTDKSAWAALLIYGDHEKMLSDGDYGRTNNYMEIMAVIQGLKALKRTDIPVDVYSDSAYVINTMQQRWWVKWQQNNWRNHGKPVKNAELWQALLHQVNRFETITFHKVKGHATNRNNNRVDAALNQTMDQLDDHV, encoded by the coding sequence ATGGCTGAATCAATTGTACTTTATACAGATGGCGGTAATCGCAATACAGGAAATCAGGCGGGTGGATCGGTTCGCCCCACGGATAAAAGCGCATGGGCCGCGTTGCTGATCTACGGAGATCACGAAAAAATGCTATCTGACGGCGACTATGGCCGAACGAATAATTATATGGAAATTATGGCCGTTATTCAAGGCTTAAAAGCCCTCAAACGCACAGATATTCCCGTCGATGTTTATTCCGACTCTGCTTACGTCATCAACACCATGCAGCAACGTTGGTGGGTAAAATGGCAACAAAACAATTGGCGCAACCATGGCAAACCAGTTAAAAATGCCGAGCTTTGGCAGGCCTTGTTGCACCAAGTCAATCGCTTTGAAACGATTACCTTTCACAAGGTCAAAGGCCATGCCACCAATCGCAACAACAATCGCGTCGATGCGGCCTTGAATCAAACCATGGACCAGCTTGACGATCATGTTTAA
- a CDS encoding HD domain-containing protein, with translation MVDNEKEQRFMIEWQEVTAFAKKVSEQDHSGHGFDHIQRVVATAKQLAAQTPEADTAVVLAAATMHDTYDDKLVPDVPIAKAAAQQAMVDAGMRADQVQMVLTIIDHMSFKANLQHHQSLPVEGQLVQDADRLDAIGAIGIGRAFMYGGAHGGRMYDPDLPPRADLTAAQYRTTEGTVINHFYEKLLKLKDQLNSDAAKKMAMHRQQVMEDFLTEFKAEWHGRR, from the coding sequence ATGGTGGACAACGAAAAGGAGCAACGATTCATGATCGAATGGCAAGAGGTGACAGCCTTTGCAAAAAAGGTATCTGAACAAGATCACAGTGGCCACGGGTTTGACCATATTCAGCGGGTTGTGGCGACAGCAAAACAACTAGCTGCGCAAACACCAGAGGCTGATACAGCCGTTGTGTTGGCGGCGGCCACGATGCATGATACCTATGACGATAAATTGGTTCCGGATGTGCCAATAGCCAAAGCCGCCGCCCAGCAGGCAATGGTCGACGCTGGCATGCGCGCTGACCAAGTCCAAATGGTATTGACGATTATCGATCACATGTCGTTTAAAGCAAACTTACAACACCATCAATCGTTGCCGGTCGAAGGACAACTGGTTCAGGATGCCGATCGTCTTGATGCCATTGGTGCCATTGGCATTGGTCGTGCTTTTATGTATGGCGGTGCACATGGTGGGCGGATGTATGATCCAGATTTACCACCACGAGCTGACTTAACCGCGGCTCAGTATCGTACAACAGAAGGCACCGTCATCAATCACTTTTATGAAAAACTGTTGAAACTCAAGGATCAATTGAACTCCGATGCGGCCAAAAAAATGGCGATGCATCGCCAACAGGTTATGGAAGATTTTCTAACCGAGTTCAAGGCCGAGTGGCACGGTAGACGGTAA
- a CDS encoding YoaK family protein — protein MNEKPYPVHESLLIGTLLTAAAGSFDAFTYLLHGEVFAGLQTGNVILLGIHLGQAQWTTAVRYMVPIFAFMFGTMAARALQLQAGKKSRPLTEQRWLIQYEITLILIVTLFGHWLPDLAASALVSLIAAAQLQEFRRLKGGPFTSLMMTGNLRTAAQSLYDGFIRGQQKGRKDAATIGTIILSFATGAAVTGILTTLIGTYALVGAALCLVWIDIIFWRDQVELH, from the coding sequence ATGAACGAGAAACCCTATCCAGTCCACGAAAGTCTTTTGATCGGCACACTGCTCACAGCAGCTGCTGGCAGTTTTGATGCTTTCACCTATCTCTTACACGGTGAGGTATTCGCTGGCCTGCAAACCGGGAACGTCATCTTGTTGGGTATTCATCTCGGTCAGGCGCAATGGACTACCGCTGTCCGTTACATGGTACCGATCTTCGCTTTCATGTTCGGCACCATGGCCGCCCGCGCACTGCAACTGCAGGCTGGCAAAAAATCACGACCTTTAACCGAACAACGGTGGCTCATTCAATACGAAATCACTTTGATTCTTATCGTGACATTGTTTGGCCACTGGCTGCCTGATCTAGCCGCCAGTGCTTTGGTTTCACTCATCGCCGCCGCGCAGCTACAGGAATTTCGCCGTTTAAAAGGCGGCCCTTTTACTTCACTGATGATGACCGGCAACCTCCGCACCGCGGCGCAAAGCCTTTATGATGGCTTCATCCGCGGGCAGCAAAAAGGCCGCAAAGACGCGGCCACAATTGGGACGATTATTTTATCATTTGCTACCGGTGCTGCCGTGACAGGTATTTTAACGACCCTGATCGGAACTTATGCTTTAGTAGGCGCCGCTTTGTGTCTCGTCTGGATTGATATCATTTTTTGGCGTGATCAGGTTGAGCTTCACTAA
- a CDS encoding CPBP family intramembrane glutamic endopeptidase, with translation MKILRSFVQLVGVAAGFIAYSSAELALIRSEATWGAYGAIGALVFVFGALIAALMVCYRHFYRQQPALAVAHPSSVIWQGIGLLFLIQLITVTLTQVMHAPQAANQSNLLDLVKNYPWSIKLLAVVGGPIVEEYLFRGFLMNSFGSLKRRSWQWVSVLISAAVFGFAHVAGKVDYNFFIYAALGGVLAWTYLRTRDMRYSIGLHMLNNATILLV, from the coding sequence ATGAAAATTCTTCGCTCATTTGTCCAACTTGTTGGCGTTGCTGCAGGTTTTATCGCCTATTCGTCTGCCGAACTTGCGTTGATCCGCAGTGAGGCCACGTGGGGTGCCTATGGGGCCATTGGTGCCTTGGTCTTTGTATTCGGTGCACTGATTGCTGCATTGATGGTCTGCTATCGACATTTTTACCGCCAACAACCTGCGCTGGCGGTGGCTCATCCTTCTAGCGTGATCTGGCAAGGTATCGGATTGCTATTTTTGATTCAGCTCATCACCGTGACGCTCACGCAAGTCATGCACGCGCCTCAAGCTGCCAACCAAAGTAACCTGCTTGATTTAGTTAAAAACTATCCGTGGTCAATCAAGTTATTAGCAGTTGTTGGTGGCCCAATCGTTGAGGAGTATCTATTTCGGGGTTTCTTGATGAACAGTTTTGGCTCTTTGAAGCGGCGATCCTGGCAATGGGTGAGTGTGCTAATCAGTGCTGCAGTCTTCGGTTTTGCACATGTGGCCGGAAAAGTGGATTATAACTTCTTCATCTATGCCGCGCTTGGCGGCGTCCTTGCTTGGACTTACTTGCGAACAAGAGACATGCGTTATTCGATTGGGTTGCATATGCTCAACAATGCAACAATTTTGCTCGTGTAG
- a CDS encoding Cof-type HAD-IIB family hydrolase gives MPRYLIISDIDGTLTANHHDVTPKTAAAIAAAVASGASFYVATGRMHALAQVVAKQFEPEASIIASNGAVYDFSGERVHHVLGQAALTAVETVTDQLGLNALYFSDDTVYYTGKVPPAIEAAARKFTPSSVSIDVVALPSVDDLLAHAPAITNGIIFGPHDSEALAKGKAALETQDVLHVSASEHTNLELIPKHIDKATAVKELQTLTGIGPEQTIAFGDGLNDLGMLKAAGISVAMENAVPQVKQTARYMTDANVDDGVANFLNDFFEK, from the coding sequence ATGCCGCGATACTTAATTATTAGTGATATTGACGGCACACTAACCGCCAATCATCATGACGTTACGCCCAAAACGGCAGCGGCCATCGCAGCTGCCGTTGCTAGCGGCGCTTCTTTTTATGTTGCCACCGGGCGCATGCACGCTTTAGCGCAGGTTGTGGCCAAACAATTCGAACCAGAAGCTTCGATTATTGCATCGAATGGTGCTGTCTACGATTTTTCCGGCGAGCGGGTGCATCATGTTTTGGGGCAAGCGGCACTTACGGCGGTTGAAACTGTGACCGATCAGTTGGGCCTGAACGCCTTGTATTTCAGCGATGATACCGTTTATTACACAGGTAAAGTGCCGCCTGCCATTGAAGCAGCTGCACGCAAGTTTACCCCCAGCTCGGTGAGCATTGACGTTGTAGCCTTACCATCAGTTGATGATTTGTTAGCACATGCACCTGCAATTACGAATGGGATCATTTTTGGCCCGCATGATTCGGAAGCATTGGCTAAGGGGAAGGCAGCGTTAGAAACACAGGATGTTTTACATGTTTCAGCCTCTGAACATACTAACCTTGAACTCATTCCTAAACATATTGATAAGGCCACGGCCGTCAAGGAGTTGCAGACGCTCACAGGAATCGGTCCGGAGCAAACGATTGCCTTTGGCGATGGTCTCAACGATCTTGGCATGCTGAAGGCTGCTGGTATTAGTGTGGCAATGGAAAATGCTGTGCCACAGGTTAAGCAGACTGCCCGCTATATGACAGACGCCAATGTGGATGATGGTGTAGCTAACTTTTTGAACGATTTTTTTGAAAAATAA
- a CDS encoding TDT family transporter yields the protein MRSFLKRVPLPMAGLTLGLASLGNLYKLAGWQLVGNLTGGLAALLFGLILLKICLTPLHAAKSLQDPIIASVSPTFSMTLMILCTYLTAWGMPVGIATVIWVLAVIIHFGLMIFFVSRHLLPQQKEWQMIYPSWFVTFVGIGVIPVTSGKFVPALGQPLFWLAFVIYVAVFPFVLHRVRTIPLPEATQPLLTIIAAPASLCLIGYLASFTHPNLAFATGMLIFAQCLYFLTLFSIRQYTRLSFYPSFAAFTFPLVISATALTRFIAIFASKGLVHNLLSVLQWGEWLVASLMLIFVTGHYLNFLRLTAKTVKQTATATQELSD from the coding sequence ATGAGATCATTTTTGAAACGAGTGCCGTTACCGATGGCGGGACTGACACTGGGATTGGCATCGTTGGGTAATCTATACAAACTGGCAGGTTGGCAATTAGTAGGGAACCTAACAGGAGGCTTAGCTGCTTTGCTGTTTGGACTGATTTTACTGAAAATTTGTCTGACTCCCTTACACGCAGCTAAAAGTTTACAGGATCCGATCATCGCGTCGGTGTCGCCGACATTTTCGATGACCTTGATGATCTTGTGCACTTATTTAACTGCTTGGGGAATGCCGGTGGGGATCGCTACTGTCATCTGGGTATTAGCAGTGATTATCCATTTTGGCTTAATGATTTTTTTCGTTTCACGGCATTTGCTCCCGCAACAAAAAGAATGGCAAATGATTTATCCGAGCTGGTTTGTCACCTTTGTCGGTATCGGCGTCATTCCCGTGACCAGTGGAAAATTCGTGCCAGCACTTGGGCAGCCCCTTTTCTGGCTTGCATTTGTGATCTACGTGGCAGTTTTTCCGTTTGTGCTGCATCGTGTCAGGACAATACCGCTGCCTGAGGCAACACAGCCCTTACTGACGATCATCGCCGCACCGGCTTCGCTTTGCCTGATCGGTTATCTGGCCAGCTTCACGCATCCTAATTTGGCATTTGCAACCGGCATGTTGATTTTTGCACAGTGCCTGTATTTTCTGACCCTTTTCAGCATTCGACAGTATACGCGGCTGTCGTTTTATCCGAGTTTTGCCGCCTTCACCTTTCCACTCGTCATTTCCGCAACTGCTTTGACCCGCTTTATTGCTATCTTTGCCAGCAAGGGGTTGGTGCATAACTTGTTGAGCGTGTTGCAGTGGGGTGAGTGGCTTGTAGCGAGTTTGATGCTGATATTTGTGACCGGCCATTATCTAAACTTTTTGCGGCTTACAGCTAAAACAGTCAAGCAAACAGCAACTGCTACTCAAGAACTGTCTGATTAA
- a CDS encoding LysR family transcriptional regulator yields the protein MFNLLRTFMAVYETRSFSLAATHLFTSQPTVSHHIHQLEHQLKTTLFERNKRSATIPTAAADILYTFSGNMLAEWEKTQEAIQNSQKDAIVDLHIGVSQSVAAVLFSRIAAALKKTFPYLQYDVAVLNSLQVVKQLEGQHLDLGFIEQPLTLKGAVRTTLCTDQLIAAGWSTGTWITREEGSGMRYYTTAYLQAAGISPQHMMTVNNNAMLLALVQQGVGQALLSDQVALGNAPAQAIGPQFQRHFYLLQNPTANWPHKQAMLDKIVEAARASEVTR from the coding sequence TTGTTTAATCTACTCCGTACCTTCATGGCCGTTTACGAAACACGCAGCTTTTCCTTGGCAGCCACGCACTTATTCACCAGCCAGCCAACTGTGTCACACCATATTCATCAGCTGGAACATCAACTAAAAACAACCTTATTTGAACGAAACAAACGCAGTGCGACGATTCCCACAGCAGCTGCTGATATTTTGTATACCTTTAGTGGCAACATGCTGGCTGAGTGGGAAAAAACGCAGGAAGCGATTCAAAATAGTCAAAAGGATGCCATTGTTGACCTGCATATTGGCGTATCGCAAAGTGTCGCCGCTGTTCTATTTTCCCGAATCGCAGCGGCTTTAAAAAAGACTTTTCCCTACTTGCAATATGATGTCGCCGTACTCAATTCCTTGCAAGTTGTCAAACAGCTGGAAGGCCAACATTTAGATTTAGGCTTTATTGAACAACCTTTAACCTTAAAGGGCGCTGTCCGAACAACCCTTTGTACGGATCAACTGATCGCTGCAGGTTGGTCTACCGGCACTTGGATTACCCGCGAAGAAGGCTCTGGGATGCGCTATTACACCACCGCTTACCTACAAGCAGCCGGTATTTCGCCGCAACACATGATGACCGTCAATAACAATGCCATGCTGCTGGCATTGGTACAACAAGGTGTCGGGCAGGCACTTTTGTCGGATCAAGTCGCACTCGGCAATGCTCCGGCACAAGCAATTGGGCCGCAATTTCAACGGCATTTTTACTTGCTGCAAAACCCAACCGCCAATTGGCCCCACAAACAGGCCATGCTAGATAAAATTGTTGAAGCAGCTCGCGCTTCGGAAGTAACCCGCTGA
- a CDS encoding excinuclease ABC subunit UvrA — MAIPDHISVRGAYVNNLKHLNVDIPLNKLVAITGRSGSGKSSLAMGVLYAEGMRRYMSALSTYTRRRLGQTSPAAADSVRHIPSAIALRQRPTVPGIRSTVGTATEALNVIRLMFSRLGSPVCPNGHRVSPTLDIAKAMDLPNDGESGMGMITCPTCGVRFMAFAAEDFAFNSTGACPTCGGTGQARTLAANRLIPDQTLTIRQGAVASWRLPGRNFMPFVAQAIGIDIDTPFQDLPKDQQEQVWHGERKKYAINIPSKTGKIFHMDHAQYENAFNAVEDSLATTKNERAIQRLNRFYEFGICPTCHGSRFAPKLLSQHLVDQNIAQVSDMTLTQLAAFIPEIYHWLPADMQSLAHDIIQELTQLLKPIMDLGLSYLTLSRAAASLSTGELQRIQLSRTLRTETTGVLYVLDEPSIGLHAANVSGLLEVMHGLVNQGNSLVVVDHNTAIIEAADQVIEIGPGAGVAGGRLIDQGSPEAISHDTHSLIAPFLTGAASLIVRPQAGEQEIKQTKQLQLTVTDRFNLHDLHVHFPVNCFSVVSGFSGAGKSTLIFDALVPALSATADQPAPAFVRDLDRGGLRHVVAIDATPVGKNVRSTVATYTDILDHLRHLFASLPDAKAKHYTSSHFSYNVKAGACPTCGGTGVINLDIQYLPDMQQTCPTCHGRRYNPEVLKIKWQQHSIADLLDLDVDSALTVLKDEPAISHTLQTLHDMGLGYLHLGESTPTLSGGEAQRLKLVAHMGRSQKDTLFVFDEPSVGLHPLDVQTLIAVFQRLLKTGATVIAIEHDLDVIANADYVLDLGPKGGAEGGRIMAADTPQAIAKQGKGETAPYLAAHLAAFHVK, encoded by the coding sequence ATGGCAATTCCCGATCATATCAGTGTTCGCGGCGCTTACGTTAACAACTTGAAGCATCTCAATGTTGATATTCCGCTTAACAAACTGGTGGCGATCACTGGTCGGTCTGGTTCCGGTAAAAGTTCATTAGCCATGGGCGTGTTATACGCTGAAGGTATGCGCCGCTACATGAGTGCTTTGTCCACCTACACCCGCCGGCGCCTTGGCCAAACAAGTCCTGCTGCTGCTGACTCAGTACGCCACATTCCTAGTGCCATCGCTTTGCGGCAGCGGCCAACCGTTCCAGGCATCCGCTCAACTGTCGGTACGGCCACAGAAGCGCTCAACGTCATTCGCCTCATGTTTTCCCGTCTCGGCTCGCCGGTTTGTCCTAATGGTCACCGCGTGTCGCCAACTCTCGATATTGCCAAGGCAATGGATCTGCCCAATGACGGTGAAAGTGGTATGGGCATGATCACTTGTCCGACCTGTGGCGTCCGTTTCATGGCTTTTGCTGCTGAAGATTTCGCCTTCAATTCAACTGGCGCCTGCCCGACATGCGGCGGTACTGGTCAAGCGCGCACACTGGCCGCCAACCGGCTCATCCCTGATCAAACACTGACAATCCGTCAAGGTGCCGTGGCCTCGTGGCGCTTGCCCGGTCGCAATTTTATGCCTTTTGTCGCACAAGCAATCGGCATTGATATTGATACGCCTTTCCAGGACCTGCCAAAAGATCAGCAAGAACAGGTTTGGCACGGTGAACGTAAAAAATACGCCATCAATATCCCCAGCAAAACCGGCAAAATTTTTCATATGGACCATGCACAGTACGAGAATGCCTTCAATGCGGTCGAAGATTCTTTAGCGACGACCAAAAATGAACGCGCCATTCAGCGGCTGAATCGCTTCTATGAGTTTGGCATCTGCCCGACCTGCCATGGCAGCCGATTTGCCCCGAAATTATTGAGCCAGCACCTAGTGGATCAAAACATTGCTCAGGTTAGTGATATGACTTTAACGCAATTAGCCGCGTTCATTCCCGAAATCTATCACTGGTTGCCAGCAGATATGCAGTCACTGGCGCACGATATTATCCAAGAACTGACGCAATTGCTTAAGCCCATCATGGACCTTGGCCTCAGTTACCTGACCCTGAGTCGAGCCGCGGCTTCCTTATCGACTGGTGAATTGCAACGCATTCAGCTCAGTCGCACGCTTCGGACTGAAACGACCGGCGTCCTTTACGTCCTTGATGAACCGTCCATCGGCCTGCATGCTGCAAACGTTTCTGGATTGCTAGAAGTCATGCACGGTTTGGTCAATCAAGGCAACTCGCTGGTCGTTGTGGATCACAACACCGCCATCATTGAGGCAGCCGATCAAGTGATTGAGATTGGTCCCGGTGCAGGCGTTGCTGGCGGCCGACTCATTGATCAAGGCAGCCCTGAAGCGATCAGCCATGATACCCATTCGTTGATTGCACCTTTTTTAACCGGAGCGGCTTCCTTGATTGTTCGCCCGCAAGCTGGTGAACAAGAAATTAAGCAAACCAAACAACTGCAATTAACCGTAACTGATCGATTTAACCTTCATGACCTGCATGTCCATTTTCCAGTTAACTGCTTCTCAGTGGTATCCGGCTTTTCTGGTGCTGGCAAGTCAACTTTGATTTTTGACGCCCTAGTACCAGCGCTGTCAGCAACTGCTGACCAACCAGCTCCAGCATTTGTTCGTGATCTTGACCGCGGCGGCCTGCGCCATGTAGTTGCGATTGATGCCACGCCGGTCGGTAAAAATGTCCGCTCAACCGTCGCCACCTACACAGACATTCTCGACCATCTGCGACACCTTTTCGCCAGTTTGCCTGATGCCAAAGCCAAGCACTATACGAGTAGCCATTTCTCTTACAACGTCAAAGCCGGCGCGTGCCCGACATGCGGCGGTACCGGCGTCATTAACTTAGATATCCAGTATCTGCCTGACATGCAGCAAACTTGCCCGACTTGTCACGGCCGTCGCTACAACCCCGAGGTTCTGAAAATCAAATGGCAGCAGCACAGCATCGCCGACTTGCTAGATCTGGACGTGGACTCCGCCTTGACCGTTCTGAAAGACGAGCCCGCTATTTCTCACACATTGCAAACCCTGCATGACATGGGCCTCGGTTATTTGCATTTAGGTGAAAGTACCCCGACGCTGTCTGGCGGTGAAGCGCAGCGCCTGAAGCTAGTTGCCCACATGGGACGCTCCCAAAAGGACACGCTTTTTGTCTTCGATGAACCATCGGTAGGTCTACACCCCTTGGATGTTCAAACCTTGATCGCTGTTTTTCAACGGTTGCTCAAAACCGGTGCAACGGTTATTGCCATCGAACACGATTTAGACGTCATCGCTAACGCTGATTATGTCTTGGATCTCGGACCAAAAGGCGGTGCAGAAGGTGGCCGCATCATGGCTGCTGACACACCGCAAGCAATCGCCAAACAAGGGAAAGGTGAAACTGCCCCTTACTTGGCGGCCCATCTGGCGGCCTTTCACGTTAAGTAG
- a CDS encoding histidine phosphatase family protein, whose translation MTTLYLVRHGQTEFNVQKRVQGMADSTLTPKGIADAKALGQGFKTKNIHFDAAFASDLTRAVDTAHFVLSGLDEPIPVTTLMGLREENYGKFEGQLANDFSLATMGIANFHDALANQEITLAQTADAAFTANMDQHPNKAETNRMVQERLNRTLRAIAVEAVAKDWERVLVVSHGTAALMWLNYVHYNIDGREMLDNASVTKLMWENDRFTVTDFNDLSFLHAGQAAN comes from the coding sequence ATGACAACGCTTTATCTTGTCCGTCATGGGCAAACAGAATTCAATGTACAAAAACGAGTGCAAGGCATGGCCGATTCGACACTGACGCCAAAAGGCATTGCGGACGCTAAAGCTTTGGGTCAAGGCTTTAAGACTAAAAACATTCACTTTGACGCGGCTTTTGCCAGCGATTTAACCCGCGCGGTAGATACTGCCCATTTTGTTTTGAGCGGTTTGGATGAACCGATACCGGTGACGACCTTGATGGGGTTGCGTGAAGAAAATTACGGCAAGTTCGAAGGTCAACTGGCAAATGATTTTTCCTTAGCGACCATGGGGATTGCTAACTTTCACGATGCATTGGCCAATCAAGAAATAACGTTGGCCCAGACGGCAGATGCAGCTTTTACGGCGAATATGGATCAGCACCCGAACAAGGCGGAAACGAACCGCATGGTGCAGGAACGCTTGAATCGAACTTTGCGTGCGATTGCTGTAGAGGCAGTCGCCAAAGACTGGGAGCGAGTATTGGTCGTCTCACACGGGACAGCGGCGCTCATGTGGTTGAATTATGTTCACTACAACATTGATGGTCGCGAAATGCTAGACAATGCTAGCGTGACGAAACTGATGTGGGAAAATGATCGATTTACTGTGACGGATTTCAATGACCTTAGTTTCTTGCATGCAGGTCAAGCCGCTAATTAA
- a CDS encoding aldo/keto reductase, with product MYYAATDRYDKMPVRHAGKTGLMLPAISLGLWQHYGNLDPFGPRRSVILDAFDHGVFHFDVANHYGNGDHEPGFGSSESLLGQILATDLKAYRDELVISTKVGYEIHPGPYGVGTSRKAVIQGLNDSLKRLQLDYVDIYYAHRFDDTVDLEETVNALDQTVRDGKALYIGISNFDTQQTKDAIAMFKDLHTPFVLNQFSYNMFNREAETSGLTKALQADGTGLIAYGPLSEGLLSDRYLNGIPDTFKIHPTNQATFAHGKDAVVKKLNELNEVAHDRGQTLTQMALAWLLRDPVVTSVIIGTTSVDHLEDNLKATENLTFSAEEISHIDSILNV from the coding sequence ATGTATTATGCAGCAACTGATCGTTATGACAAGATGCCTGTTCGTCATGCCGGGAAAACCGGTTTGATGCTACCGGCAATTTCACTTGGCTTGTGGCAGCATTATGGCAATCTTGATCCATTTGGCCCACGCCGTTCGGTTATTTTAGACGCTTTTGATCATGGTGTCTTTCATTTTGACGTGGCGAATCACTATGGTAATGGTGATCATGAACCTGGTTTTGGCAGCAGCGAGAGTTTGCTTGGTCAAATTTTAGCAACGGATCTGAAGGCTTATCGAGATGAATTGGTGATCAGCACCAAAGTGGGGTATGAGATTCATCCGGGCCCATATGGTGTTGGGACTTCGCGCAAAGCGGTCATTCAAGGCTTGAATGATTCACTCAAACGCCTGCAGCTTGACTATGTCGACATTTATTATGCGCATCGCTTTGATGATACGGTTGATTTAGAAGAAACTGTCAATGCGCTTGATCAGACGGTGCGTGATGGTAAGGCACTTTACATCGGGATCTCGAATTTTGATACCCAGCAAACCAAAGATGCGATTGCGATGTTTAAAGATCTGCATACGCCATTTGTGCTGAATCAGTTCAGTTACAACATGTTTAATCGTGAGGCTGAAACTTCTGGCCTAACGAAGGCTCTTCAAGCCGATGGCACCGGCTTAATTGCTTATGGGCCGCTTTCAGAAGGCTTGTTGTCGGATCGGTATCTGAATGGTATTCCGGATACGTTCAAAATTCATCCGACCAACCAAGCCACTTTTGCCCATGGGAAAGACGCGGTTGTGAAGAAGCTGAACGAGTTAAACGAAGTAGCACATGACCGTGGCCAGACGTTAACGCAAATGGCATTGGCATGGCTGTTACGTGATCCAGTTGTCACCAGTGTCATCATCGGGACCACCTCGGTTGATCATTTGGAAGACAACCTGAAGGCAACTGAAAATCTGACCTTCAGTGCGGAAGAAATCAGCCACATTGATTCGATCTTGAACGTTTAA
- a CDS encoding MarR family transcriptional regulator — translation MKKQYLAASQSMNQFNRLFSPVSTSEIPLNQQNLLFWMATDATPRTPTSLAKEMHVTKAAITKASSPLIDRGLLEKQPDPEDCRSFKLVLSEEGEQAIEDLGPEYLGNLERLYHELGEKKYLKLIKLLSQATGTLVTE, via the coding sequence ATGAAAAAGCAATATTTGGCAGCCAGTCAGTCGATGAATCAATTCAACCGACTCTTTTCACCGGTTTCAACATCGGAGATTCCATTGAATCAACAAAACCTGCTTTTCTGGATGGCGACCGATGCCACGCCAAGAACACCAACAAGCTTGGCCAAAGAGATGCATGTCACCAAGGCTGCGATCACCAAAGCCAGCAGCCCGCTGATTGACCGGGGTTTGCTTGAAAAACAACCCGATCCTGAAGATTGTCGCAGCTTCAAGCTCGTGCTTAGCGAAGAAGGTGAGCAAGCAATTGAGGATCTCGGGCCTGAATACTTGGGCAACTTAGAACGTCTCTATCATGAACTTGGCGAGAAAAAGTATCTGAAGTTGATCAAACTTCTCAGCCAAGCAACTGGCACCTTAGTGACCGAATAA
- a CDS encoding Cof-type HAD-IIB family hydrolase, giving the protein MERYLIALDLDGTTLNADGQLSASTIAVLREAQAAGHLVVITTGRPDSISEHFYDDLQLHGPMINFNGALIHIPHQHWRYEQEVTIPIPVALSLRQLKRDFSFKVMVAEGKQLLVADRPYANIPFLPDRPHPKALLDEQGLRQPPISVTMFMTAKTFDPVSKQVNALYPHLAAKTWGAWSGEYTALEVTSKNTSKSRALAYVAGQYGIDQKHIIAFGDDMNDLDMLQFAGHGVAMKNARPAILAIADAQTPNDNQHDGVANYLADYLKLA; this is encoded by the coding sequence ATGGAACGCTATCTTATTGCACTGGATCTAGACGGCACGACTTTGAATGCGGATGGACAATTAAGCGCTAGCACGATTGCCGTCCTCCGCGAGGCACAAGCCGCGGGACATCTCGTTGTCATTACAACCGGCCGTCCGGATTCGATTTCGGAACATTTCTACGACGACTTGCAGCTTCATGGCCCGATGATCAATTTCAACGGTGCGCTGATTCACATCCCGCACCAACACTGGCGTTATGAGCAAGAGGTCACCATTCCCATTCCGGTGGCACTGTCGTTACGGCAGCTAAAACGCGACTTCTCCTTTAAAGTTATGGTGGCAGAAGGGAAACAGTTGCTGGTGGCTGATCGACCATACGCGAACATTCCGTTTTTGCCAGATCGTCCGCATCCTAAGGCGCTGTTAGATGAGCAAGGTTTGCGGCAGCCGCCTATTTCGGTCACGATGTTTATGACGGCTAAAACTTTTGATCCAGTTTCAAAACAAGTCAACGCATTGTATCCGCATTTGGCGGCCAAAACGTGGGGTGCTTGGAGTGGTGAATACACTGCGCTTGAAGTGACAAGTAAGAATACCAGCAAGTCACGGGCACTTGCCTACGTGGCGGGCCAATACGGAATCGATCAAAAGCATATCATTGCGTTTGGCGATGACATGAATGATCTTGATATGTTGCAGTTTGCGGGTCATGGTGTTGCGATGAAAAATGCCCGTCCTGCGATTCTTGCAATCGCCGATGCGCAGACCCCTAACGATAATCAGCATGATGGGGTGGCAAACTATTTGGCAGATTATTTGAAACTGGCTTAA